One window of Candidatus Marinarcus aquaticus genomic DNA carries:
- a CDS encoding DUF3325 domain-containing protein: protein MTAIATSVLYVGFLLLSMSLEKHYKQILNKEFTQKFKYIITALGYFFLLISFVLYIQQFGFGLGATYWVGALTPIVVFIALLLTYRPKLILKISALVLLLSIVSIL, encoded by the coding sequence ATGACAGCCATTGCAACTTCTGTTTTGTATGTTGGGTTTTTACTGCTATCAATGAGTTTAGAAAAACACTACAAGCAGATTTTAAACAAAGAGTTCACTCAAAAGTTTAAATATATTATTACTGCATTGGGGTATTTTTTTCTTCTTATCTCTTTTGTGCTCTATATTCAACAGTTTGGCTTTGGTTTAGGAGCCACCTATTGGGTTGGAGCACTTACGCCCATTGTTGTCTTTATAGCATTGCTATTGACTTACAGACCAAAACTCATACTCAAAATCTCTGCACTTGTATTGCTTTTGAGTATCGTATCAATTTTATAA
- a CDS encoding DUF4198 domain-containing protein: MNISKIIVAGTLTASSLFAHSLWVNSFNSTTPKGGHTTVSIGWGHHLSIDDSVPTKMKLNSFNLIDPSNQAIALEMPLEKVEEIYKDAQLAISKSNMAMQKISFQEKALKGTYSVALATKTGYFTKYIDIKGKERFKRLSKDKITDAKKILQSNQINTFAKSYFVFNQWSAPKPVGHPIELIPTNDFTTINQSEGVTFDVLLEGKPLSSGYVTAKSALNPRANALFAPVKKGKASFVVPHKGVWIFNVTHKTESDITHIQKTSATLNIQ; this comes from the coding sequence ATGAACATATCTAAAATAATTGTTGCTGGAACACTTACAGCAAGTAGTCTTTTTGCCCACTCACTTTGGGTAAATTCATTTAATTCAACAACACCAAAAGGTGGTCATACGACCGTTTCTATTGGATGGGGTCATCATCTTAGTATTGACGACTCGGTTCCAACAAAAATGAAGCTGAACTCATTTAACTTAATTGACCCTTCCAATCAAGCAATTGCTTTAGAAATGCCTTTAGAAAAAGTGGAGGAAATCTATAAAGATGCTCAACTGGCTATTTCAAAAAGTAATATGGCAATGCAAAAAATAAGTTTTCAAGAAAAGGCACTCAAAGGGACTTACAGTGTTGCTTTGGCAACTAAAACGGGGTATTTTACAAAATATATTGATATCAAAGGAAAAGAGCGTTTTAAACGTCTATCAAAAGATAAAATTACCGATGCAAAAAAGATTTTACAATCCAATCAAATCAATACTTTTGCAAAAAGCTATTTTGTGTTTAATCAATGGAGTGCACCAAAACCAGTTGGACACCCAATCGAACTAATACCAACCAATGACTTTACAACTATTAATCAAAGTGAAGGTGTTACGTTTGATGTTTTATTAGAAGGTAAGCCTTTAAGCAGTGGTTATGTTACTGCCAAAAGTGCATTAAATCCAAGAGCCAATGCTTTGTTTGCTCCAGTTAAAAAAGGAAAAGCTTCATTTGTTGTACCACACAAAGGTGTATGGATTTTCAATGTGACGCATAAAACTGAAAGTGATATAACTCATATTCAAAAAACTTCGGCTACTTTAAATATTCAATAA
- a CDS encoding ABC transporter permease translates to MLTNAFLIAIKEIKRNILRSILTILGIVIGVASVISMVMIGDGTTANVQEGISKLGTNMLTLRVGQERRGKPRGDNSARAFKEEDINVIKSEIPHVKAVAAENSSTMNAIYLNKSYATSVVGTSNDYFIIKDWGIQSGRVFEEAELSFGQTSCILGTTIVKQLFEDANPIGNKIRLNSFGCTVVGVLESKGAAAFGRDQDEIIIVPLKMFQRKIQGDKDISSILISIDESEHINQAKADITLLMQERRAIKPGEDDNFHIRDMADLLSTMTSTTKMLTYLLGSIAAISLLVGGIGIMNIMLVSVTERTREIGTRLAIGAMENEVLLQFLVEAVVLSTLGGMIGIVLGLLIGVGVVNMMDLPFILNMPIIVISFIFSTIIGVVFGYFPAKKAARLNPIDALRYE, encoded by the coding sequence ATGTTAACCAACGCATTTTTAATTGCAATCAAAGAGATAAAGAGAAATATATTGCGTTCCATATTAACAATTTTGGGTATTGTCATAGGTGTGGCTTCAGTAATTTCTATGGTGATGATCGGTGATGGAACAACCGCGAATGTACAAGAGGGTATTTCAAAACTGGGTACAAATATGTTGACTTTACGTGTGGGACAAGAACGAAGAGGAAAACCAAGAGGTGATAACAGTGCACGAGCCTTTAAAGAAGAGGATATTAATGTCATAAAAAGTGAGATACCTCATGTTAAAGCAGTTGCTGCTGAAAACAGTAGCACCATGAATGCCATTTATCTCAATAAAAGTTATGCCACCAGTGTCGTTGGGACGAGCAATGATTATTTCATCATCAAAGATTGGGGCATACAAAGTGGGCGTGTATTTGAAGAAGCGGAACTCAGTTTTGGACAAACCTCGTGTATTTTGGGAACGACCATTGTCAAACAGCTCTTTGAAGATGCAAATCCCATTGGAAACAAGATCCGACTCAACAGTTTTGGGTGTACGGTTGTGGGAGTTTTAGAATCCAAAGGAGCCGCTGCTTTTGGACGAGACCAAGATGAAATCATTATCGTGCCATTAAAGATGTTTCAACGTAAAATCCAAGGAGATAAAGATATCAGTTCCATACTGATTTCCATTGATGAAAGTGAGCATATCAACCAAGCCAAAGCAGACATCACGCTTTTAATGCAAGAAAGACGAGCTATAAAACCAGGAGAGGATGATAATTTTCATATTCGAGATATGGCCGATTTACTTTCAACCATGACATCCACAACGAAAATGTTAACTTATTTATTGGGCTCGATTGCAGCTATTTCTTTGCTTGTTGGTGGAATTGGCATTATGAATATCATGTTGGTTTCTGTAACAGAACGAACCAGAGAGATTGGTACGCGTTTGGCCATCGGTGCCATGGAGAATGAAGTGTTGTTGCAGTTCTTGGTGGAAGCCGTAGTATTATCAACCTTAGGTGGTATGATAGGGATTGTGTTAGGCTTACTTATTGGAGTAGGGGTTGTAAATATGATGGATCTGCCTTTTATTTTAAACATGCCCATCATCGTTATTTCATTTATCTTCTCGACGATTATTGGAGTGGTATTTGGGTATTTCCCTGCAAAAAAAGCAGCCAGATTAAATCCGATTGATGCGTTACGATATGAGTAG
- a CDS encoding ABC transporter ATP-binding protein — MSEAKIIIEFKDIVKTYGKDEAKTFALNRVSLSIKQGEFVAIMGASGSGKSTSMNMIGCLDSPSSGEYLFDGLHVEKLNRNQMALIRRNYIGFVFQGFNLLGRTSALENVELPLIYRRIPVEQRKEMAYEALKKVGLESVVKHTPAELSGGQQQRVAIARAIVSNPLILLADEPTGNLDSIKSVEIMNLLKVLNKDSGITIIMVTHEEEMAAYADRIVYFRDGHIEKSLKKGNK, encoded by the coding sequence ATGAGTGAAGCCAAAATCATCATAGAATTTAAAGATATTGTTAAAACCTATGGGAAAGATGAAGCCAAAACATTTGCTTTAAACAGGGTGAGTCTTTCTATCAAACAAGGTGAGTTTGTCGCCATCATGGGTGCAAGTGGAAGCGGAAAATCCACTTCTATGAACATGATAGGGTGTTTGGATTCTCCTTCAAGTGGAGAATACCTTTTTGATGGTTTGCATGTTGAAAAACTCAACCGAAATCAAATGGCACTTATACGCAGAAACTACATTGGGTTTGTCTTTCAAGGTTTTAATCTTTTAGGACGTACCAGTGCTTTAGAGAATGTGGAATTGCCTCTTATTTATAGACGCATTCCTGTAGAGCAAAGGAAAGAGATGGCGTATGAAGCCTTAAAAAAAGTAGGTTTAGAAAGTGTTGTAAAGCATACGCCTGCTGAGCTTTCAGGAGGGCAACAACAGCGTGTGGCGATTGCACGAGCAATTGTGAGTAATCCATTGATTCTATTAGCAGATGAACCCACCGGAAACTTGGACAGTATTAAAAGTGTGGAGATTATGAATTTATTAAAGGTCTTAAATAAAGACTCAGGGATTACCATTATTATGGTGACACACGAAGAGGAGATGGCTGCGTATGCGGACAGAATTGTTTACTTCAGAGATGGGCATATTGAAAAAAGTCTGAAAAAAGGGAATAAATAA
- a CDS encoding efflux RND transporter periplasmic adaptor subunit produces the protein MDSNLQEQLNMYQQEGKKKKVTAKILVVLVLGLILALWFVLKNMNSNDEISYETQKVTQGDMQVTVMATGNLNPTNSVDIGIEVSGTIKEIYVDFNDQVTVGQILAKLDTTKLKAQVDSSKASLSIVKANLKESEVNVKNKKLFLNRTQKMFAQSKGKYPSQNDVDDAQFSYESAIASYEAAKARVMQAEYNLKTDEENLEKAVVKSSINGLVLNRAVEVGQTVAASMSTPILFTLAKDLSKMDLIVSIDEADVADIKEGLNVTFTVDAYPKENFKGKIKQVRFNPIEESGVITYETVALVENEKLLLRPGMTASAKIITKELKNTLLVPNSALRFKPTNMQESKSVSFVGPPKRDRPARKPKDLGKESFKFLYVLQNAEPKRIRVKVLETDGKMTSIQSKEIQAGDEVITSQKSAS, from the coding sequence ATGGATTCTAATTTACAAGAGCAGTTGAATATGTACCAACAAGAGGGAAAAAAGAAAAAAGTTACGGCAAAAATTTTGGTCGTACTTGTTCTGGGCTTGATTTTGGCTTTATGGTTTGTGTTAAAAAATATGAACAGCAATGATGAAATCAGTTATGAAACACAAAAAGTAACTCAAGGTGATATGCAAGTGACCGTTATGGCCACAGGGAATCTCAATCCTACAAACAGCGTGGATATTGGTATTGAGGTTTCAGGTACGATTAAAGAGATTTATGTTGATTTTAATGACCAAGTCACTGTAGGACAAATACTTGCAAAACTTGATACCACGAAACTCAAAGCACAAGTGGACAGTTCTAAAGCTTCTCTTTCAATAGTAAAAGCCAATTTAAAAGAGAGCGAAGTGAATGTGAAAAACAAAAAGCTCTTTTTGAATCGAACCCAAAAGATGTTTGCTCAATCTAAAGGAAAATATCCTTCTCAAAATGATGTAGATGATGCACAGTTTTCATATGAGAGTGCCATTGCTTCTTATGAGGCTGCAAAAGCACGTGTGATGCAAGCAGAGTATAACCTTAAAACCGATGAAGAGAATTTAGAAAAAGCCGTTGTCAAATCTTCAATCAATGGGTTGGTGCTCAATCGTGCGGTTGAAGTAGGGCAAACCGTTGCTGCCTCCATGTCTACACCAATACTTTTTACTTTAGCAAAAGATCTTTCAAAGATGGATTTAATCGTCAGCATTGATGAAGCCGATGTAGCAGATATTAAAGAGGGATTAAATGTAACCTTTACCGTGGATGCTTACCCCAAAGAGAATTTCAAAGGAAAAATAAAACAAGTACGGTTTAATCCTATTGAAGAGAGTGGGGTGATTACTTATGAGACAGTTGCATTGGTTGAAAATGAGAAGTTACTTCTTCGACCAGGGATGACTGCATCTGCAAAAATTATCACCAAAGAGCTGAAAAACACACTGTTAGTACCTAATAGTGCATTGAGATTTAAACCCACCAATATGCAAGAGAGCAAGTCAGTCTCTTTTGTAGGTCCACCAAAACGGGATCGACCTGCAAGAAAACCCAAAGATCTTGGCAAAGAGAGTTTCAAATTTCTTTATGTATTGCAAAATGCTGAGCCCAAAAGAATTCGTGTAAAAGTATTAGAAACCGATGGAAAAATGACCAGTATTCAAAGCAAAGAGATTCAAGCAGGTGATGAGGTCATCACCTCACAAAAGAGCGCTTCATGA